CCAGCGCCTCGATCTGCGGACGCAGCGCGGCGATGATCTCGCCGGTGTTGCGCCCGTCGTCCGGGCGCGGCAGCAGCGACACCAGCACCTGCGCGTACTGGTCGCCATAGACCGGCTCGGTGTCGGTGAACTTGAGGCCCGCATATGCGGTCACGGCGCGCATCTCGCTGGTCGGCAACTCGCGCTCCACGACCCGGGCGACACGCTCGGCCTCGGCCAGCGAACGCTCGAGCGTCACCCCTGCCGGCATGTCGACGCTGACGTAGAACAGGCGCATCGAATCGAAGGCGAAGAACTCCATGCGGACGAGGCCGGTGGCGATCGCGCCGCCCGCCGCCGCCATCACGAGCACGAGGGCCGCCAGCCCGGATCTGGGCCGGCGCATCACCGCGACCAGCAAGCGCGCGTACTTGACCCGCAGGGCATGGGTGAGGCGCTCGCGCACCGGCTGCAGGCGGCTGCGGCGGCCGTCGAGCCCCAGCGTCATGATGTGCGTCGGCAGGATCCAGTAGGCTTCGAGCAGGCTGACCATCAGGCCCACCGTGACCACGAAGGGGACGATGAACATGAAGTCGCCGAGGATGCCCGGCAGCAGCATCAATGGCAGGAAGGCCGCGATCGTCGTCAGCACCGACGACAGCACCGGCAGGCCGACCTCGGCCATGCCGCTGATGACGGCCTCGCGCGCCGTCTCGCCACGCTGCAGGCGGTAGTAGATCGCCTCGACGATCACCACCGCGTCGTCGACCAGCATGCCGAGTGCGATCACCACCCCGAGCAGCACCGTCAGGTTGAGCGTGGTGCCGATGAGACCGACGGCGATGAAGGTGCCCGCGAGCGCGAACGGCACGCCCAGACCGACCAGCAACGCGAGTCGCGAGCCGAGGAAGATCCAGCACATGCCGAGCACGGCGAAAAAGCCGAACACGGCATTCGACTCCATGATCGAGATGGCGTTGCGCGTGGCGTGGGTCTGGTCGTCCACCAGGCTGAGACGCATGCCCTGCGGGCCGAGCAGCACGTTGCGCGCATCGGCGAAGGCCTGCAGGCGCTCGACCAGTTGCAGCGTGTTGGTGCGCGCCTGCTTGGTGATCGAGAGCATGACCGCCGGCTGGCCGTTGTAGCTGACGAGTTGCGCAGAGCGCTCGTGGCCGCGCGCAACGGTCGCGACCTCGTCGAGCGCGACGCGCCCTCGGGGCGTCACGATCGCCGCCTGCGCCAGCAGCTCAGGGTCCGCCGTCTTGCCTTCGAGCCGCGCCAGCCATTCGCGGTCCTGCACGCGCACGCGCCCGCCCAGGGTGTTGCGAAACCAGGCGCCGACGCCATCCGACAGCTGGATCGGCGACACCCCGGCGGCCTCGAGCCGCGCCGGGTCGAAATCCACATGCAGCTCGGGATCGTCGAACCCGGCCGCGATGACCTCGTCGACGCCCGCCAGGCCCTCGAGGTCCTTCTTCAGCGCGAAGGCCTGCGCCCGCAGCGTCTCCCCCGCCGCGCCGTGGAGCACCAGCACTGCCGTCGGAAAACCGTTCGAGCTGGTGATCTCCAGCACCTCGGGGTCGGTCGCCTCGACCGGCAGCTCGGCCGAAGCCTTGTTCTGGATCTCGCGCCGCAGGTCGTTCACGCGCTTGTCGAACTCGCGCTCGGACAGTTCCTCGAAGCGCACCAGGATCGAGGACACGGTCTCGCGGCTCGACGAGGAGACGAAGCGGATGTCCTTGACCTGCTTGATCGCATCCTCGAGCGGCCCGGTCAGCTCGCGCTCGACGTCCTCGGCCGAGGCGCCGGGCAGCGTGGTGATGATGCTGACCCAGTTGAAGTTGATCTCGGGGTCCTGCGCGCGCGGCAGCGTCAGGTAGGTGACGATGCCGCCCAGCAGCACGACCAGGAAGGCAATGTTGGCGAGGGGGTGATTGTCGATCAGCCGCCCATAGAGCCCTTTCATTGCGCGCCCCGCGGCGGCAGGTTGAAACGGCCCTCGTCGACGATGCGCGTGGCCGGCGGCCAGTCGACCGTCACCGGCCGGCCGGCCTGCGCCTGCGGCAGCACGACGAAGACCGTTACGCCTTCACGCTCGACCCAGGCACCGAGCGCACCGTCGCGCTGCTGCACGTAGGCGGGCGGCAACTGCGGCGCCGTACTGCGCCAGCGCAGCTCGCCCCCCAGCCCCGGCGGCAGCGGCCGCGCCGAGTCGAGAATGACTTCACGCGCCTGCCCGGCGGCATCCAGCAGCGGCGAGATCCGCCGCAGGCGAACGGCATGGGTTGTCCCGCCCGCCACCAGGCTGAGGCCTTCTGCCGCTTGCAGGCTCTCGATCTGCGCTGCCGGCACGCGGGCGCGGATCTCGGCGTCAGCACTGGCGGCCAGCACGACGAGCGGCGTACCGACGACGGCCAGATCCCCCACGGCCGCACTGCGCTCGCGCACCACGCCGTCGTAGGGCGCGCGGATCACGCAGCGCGCCAGCGCAAGCTCTGCGCTGGCCAGCGCCGCGCGGGCCGCATCGCGTTCGGCCACGAGTACGCCGAGTTCGGTCTCGCGGATGCGCAGGCCATCGGCGCTGATGAAGCCACGCCCGGAAAGCGAACGTGCCTGATCGAGTTGGGCGCGCGCCAGCTGGATGCGGTTGTCGACCAGGTTCAGCTGGGCGCGGGCACGCTGCACCTCGAGGCGATAGCTGGCATCGTCGAGCCGCACGAGTTCCTCGCCGCGCCGCACCTGCTCGCCCTCGCGCACGGGCATGGCGACGATACGTGCGCCAACCTCTGCCGCCAGGCGTGCCTCGTCGCGCGCAACCACGGTCGCCAGGGCGCGGAATTCGGGATAGACGGCCACCTCGGACAGCGGACGCGTGGTCCATTGCGCCGCGGCGGACGCCAGCGGCCACAGGAGAAGCAGCAGAATCAGTGTTCGCATGGTGTGGCTCACAAAGTTCGTTCACCGGCACCGGATGCAGCGCGGCGGCGCTCAGTTCTCGTCGATGACGTGAAACGCGAGTGTGGGCGCGGTGAAGTCGTCAGGCTGCGCGCCAAGCCCGATTTCGCCCTCGCCGTAAAGAGTACAGCTATCCCGCCTCAGGAACACCGGCGCGGGCGAGCTTGCAAAGCGCACCCAGCTGCCATTGCTGCTGAAGTCGGTCAGTACGCATTGTCCGCCGGTCCATTCGATGCGGGCATGGCGACGCGAGACGCGCTGATCGTCCACCGCAAAGCCGACGCCTTCGCCACGGCCGATGATCAGCGGACCATCGTCGGGATGCAATGCGAGATGCTGGTCGAGACGATGGATGTCCAGGCGCTGCACGGCCCGCGGACCATCCATCAGTTGCTGCAGGTCGAGCATGGACGTGACGGTGGTCTCGGCCGTACGCGCCCAGTCGATACGCCACACGCGCATCGGCTCGGCCTTGCCCTTGATCGTGATGCGGTCGAGGCTCTGGCAGGCCAGGCGCTGGGCATCGGCCAGGCAGGCGAAGACCGATTCGCCGATCAGCGTCTCGCCCGCCTGGGCGCGATCGCTGAGACGGGCCGCAACATTGACCGCATCGCCATAGCAGTCGCCATCGTGCTCCACGATCGGGCCGCGCTCGATGCCGGTCTTGATGCCGAGCGCGCCGCCGCTCGGCAAGCTCTGCGCCTGTTCCTTGAGGACGTCCCGCATGCGGGCGGCAGCTTCGACCGCCGCGATGGTGTCGTCGAACAGGACGAGCACACCATCACCCAGATACTTGACGAGCTGGCCGCCGGCCTGGACGAGATGGCGACCGAGCGTGTGCGTGCAACGGGTGACGATGCGGGTCGCGACCACGTTGCCTGCCGTCTCGAAAAGACCGGTGCTACCCGTCAGGTCGGCAAATACCACGGTCCTTACCGATTGCTTCACACGTCTCCCCGTCATGGATCTCGAACCCCTCGCCCACCGCACACCCTCGCATGGGGCGCGACAGCCTGCCGCGGAGGCTCAGGAAGCACCGATGCTAGCATCAAGACTGTTGATCGTCATCGGCTCGCTCGGCGCGAGCCGTTGCGATGCGGCACGAACCGCATGGAAATGCCAGATTCGACAATCAGGCAGACGATCGACGGACGATCAGGCGATGCCGATCTGGCGCAGGGCCTCGGCGAGCAGGGGCGCGACGCTGACAGCATTGCTCGGGTGCGCGATGCAGTCGGTGCTCCACACCTGGCCGACGCCGGCCGCCTCCAACTGCGCGAGGGCATCTCCGGCGAAGAGCGCATGAGTCACGGCGACATCGACCGAAGCCGCCCCCGCCGCCCGCAGCAGGCGGGTTGCACCGGCAAGCGTGTGACCGGAGCTGACCACGTCGTCGAGCAGCACCACCGCTCGGCCCGAC
This genomic window from Thauera humireducens contains:
- a CDS encoding efflux RND transporter periplasmic adaptor subunit, translated to MRTLILLLLLWPLASAAAQWTTRPLSEVAVYPEFRALATVVARDEARLAAEVGARIVAMPVREGEQVRRGEELVRLDDASYRLEVQRARAQLNLVDNRIQLARAQLDQARSLSGRGFISADGLRIRETELGVLVAERDAARAALASAELALARCVIRAPYDGVVRERSAAVGDLAVVGTPLVVLAASADAEIRARVPAAQIESLQAAEGLSLVAGGTTHAVRLRRISPLLDAAGQAREVILDSARPLPPGLGGELRWRSTAPQLPPAYVQQRDGALGAWVEREGVTVFVVLPQAQAGRPVTVDWPPATRIVDEGRFNLPPRGAQ
- a CDS encoding adenylate/guanylate cyclase domain-containing protein — its product is MKQSVRTVVFADLTGSTGLFETAGNVVATRIVTRCTHTLGRHLVQAGGQLVKYLGDGVLVLFDDTIAAVEAAARMRDVLKEQAQSLPSGGALGIKTGIERGPIVEHDGDCYGDAVNVAARLSDRAQAGETLIGESVFACLADAQRLACQSLDRITIKGKAEPMRVWRIDWARTAETTVTSMLDLQQLMDGPRAVQRLDIHRLDQHLALHPDDGPLIIGRGEGVGFAVDDQRVSRRHARIEWTGGQCVLTDFSSNGSWVRFASSPAPVFLRRDSCTLYGEGEIGLGAQPDDFTAPTLAFHVIDEN
- a CDS encoding efflux RND transporter permease subunit, producing the protein MKGLYGRLIDNHPLANIAFLVVLLGGIVTYLTLPRAQDPEINFNWVSIITTLPGASAEDVERELTGPLEDAIKQVKDIRFVSSSSRETVSSILVRFEELSEREFDKRVNDLRREIQNKASAELPVEATDPEVLEITSSNGFPTAVLVLHGAAGETLRAQAFALKKDLEGLAGVDEVIAAGFDDPELHVDFDPARLEAAGVSPIQLSDGVGAWFRNTLGGRVRVQDREWLARLEGKTADPELLAQAAIVTPRGRVALDEVATVARGHERSAQLVSYNGQPAVMLSITKQARTNTLQLVERLQAFADARNVLLGPQGMRLSLVDDQTHATRNAISIMESNAVFGFFAVLGMCWIFLGSRLALLVGLGVPFALAGTFIAVGLIGTTLNLTVLLGVVIALGMLVDDAVVIVEAIYYRLQRGETAREAVISGMAEVGLPVLSSVLTTIAAFLPLMLLPGILGDFMFIVPFVVTVGLMVSLLEAYWILPTHIMTLGLDGRRSRLQPVRERLTHALRVKYARLLVAVMRRPRSGLAALVLVMAAAGGAIATGLVRMEFFAFDSMRLFYVSVDMPAGVTLERSLAEAERVARVVERELPTSEMRAVTAYAGLKFTDTEPVYGDQYAQVLVSLLPRPDDGRNTGEIIAALRPQIEALGGEARLSFLEMKGGPPTAKPISIKVKSDDYPQLRAAADALLAEVAKLPGVKDITDDDVPGRNEMRLVLNREKLARAGVGPDEVSRLLRLYGEGEVVGTTRDAGEKIEVVVRARPEAFVDVTELLQRRVPIGDESGWRSVALGELVDHELRLSKGYIRHYQLTRAITVEGDLDRELIDTVTANDRLKAAWVGLQPRFPDVELDFSGELEDINESLDSMTRLFSLGVGLIYLILAAQFRSYWQPLMILVTVPLAFTGVVLGLLVSGNPLSLYTLYGVIALTGIAVNSAIVLIDAANERREAGMSVQHAVIYAARRRVVPILITSTTTIGGLFSLAVGLGGKSLMWGPVAASIVWGLGFSTLLTLFAIPLVYRMSMQRRTA